A portion of the Glycine max cultivar Williams 82 chromosome 10, Glycine_max_v4.0, whole genome shotgun sequence genome contains these proteins:
- the LOC100778255 gene encoding cytochrome P450 71D8-like, which produces KNPQYGPLMHLQLGEISAVVASSPKMAKEIVKTHDVSFLQRPHLVFGQMISYGGLGIAFAPYGDHWRQMRKMCATELLSTKRVQSFASIREDEAAKFIDSIRESAGSPINLTSRIFSLICASISRVAFGGIYKEQDEFVVSLIRKIVESGGGFDLADVFPSIPFLYFLTGKMTRLKKLHKQVDKVLENIIREHQEKNKIAKEDGAELEDQDFIDLLRIQQDDTLDIQMTTNNIKALILDIFAAGTDTSASTLEWAMAEMMRNPRVREKAQAELRQAFREKEIIHESDQEQLTYLKLVIKETFKVHPPTPLLLPRECSQPTIIDGYEIPAKTKVMVNAYAICKDSQYWIDADRFVPERFEGSSIDFKGNKFNYLPFGGGRRICPGMTLGLASIMLPLALLLYHFNWELPNKMKPEEMNMDEHFGLAIGRKNELHLIPNVNL; this is translated from the exons aagaatcctcaatATGGACCCCTCATGCACCTCCAACTTGGTGAAATTTCAGCAGTGGTTGCATCCTCCCCAAAGATGGCCAAGGAAATAGTGAAAACACATGATGTTTCTTTTCTTCAGAGACCCCATCTTGTTTTTGGTCAAATGATATCCTACGGGGGATTGGGCATTGCTTTTGCTCCATATGGTGATCACTGGAGACAAATGAGGAAAATGTGTGCCACGGAGCTTCTGAGCACCAAAAGAGTTCAGTCTTTTGCTTCCATTAGAGAAGACGAGGCAGCAAAGTTTATCGACTCCATTCGCGAATCTGCTGGTTCGCCTATCAATCTCACCAGTAGAATTTTCTCATTGATATGTGCCTCTATTTCCAGGGTAGCATTCGGTGGCATATACAAGGAGCAAGATGAGTTTGTTGTGTCTTTGATCCGAAAAATCGTAGAATCCGGGGGAGGATTCGACCTTGCTGATGTCTTTCCTTCAATTCCATTCTTATATTTCCTAACTGGAAAGATGACCAGATTGAAGAAGTTGCACAAGCAGGTTGACAAGGTCCTGGAAAACATCATCAGAGAGcatcaagaaaagaacaaaattgcaaAAGAAGATGGAGCTGAATTAGAGGACCAAGATTTTATTGATCTTCTCAGAATCCAACAAGATGACACTCTCGACATCCAAATGACGACTAACAACATCAAAGCTTTGATATTG GACATATTTGCTGCTGGAACTGATACTTCAGCATCAACACTAGAGTGGGCTATGGCAGAAATGATGAGAAATCCAAGAGTGAGGGAGAAAGCACAAGCTGAATTGAGACAAGCTTTTCGAGAAAAGGAAATAATTCATGAAAGTGATCAAGAGCAACTTACTTATTTGAAGTTGGTGATCAAAGAGACATTCAAGGTACACCCACCTACTCCTTTATTGCTCCCTAGAGAATGCTCTCAACCAACCATCATTGATGGCTATGAAATACCTGCCAAAACTAAAGTCATGGTAAATGCATACGCAATTTGTAAGGATTCCCAATATTGGATTGATGCTGATAGGTTTGTCCCTGAAAGGTTCGAGGGTAGTTCTATCGATTTCAAAGGGAATAAATTTAACTATCTCCCTTTTGGGGGAGGACGAAGAATATGCCCAGGCATGACATTGGGTTTAGCTAGCATTATGCTTCCACTAGCTCTACTACTGTATCACTTCAACTGGGAACTCCCAAACAAGATGAAACCTGAGGAAATGAATATGGATGAACACTTCGGATTGGCTATTGGGAGGAAAAATGAATTGCATTTGATTCCCAATGTTAATTTATAA